DNA from Toxoplasma gondii ME49 chromosome X, whole genome shotgun sequence:
ATTAGGAGGAAGAAACCAAGATAAGCGCTGGGTCGATAGCTGCACAAGAAGAATAGAatcgaaaacgaaaaaggaaacagccTGGTTCCTGACAAAGTGTGTGCAGCCCCCCTCTGTGACGAGGGCGCCACGAAGCGGTTGTCTTGTACACAAGGTCAGAGTTGAAGAAAGAtctcgaggaaaaaagaaggctGCGCCGATGCTTTACAGACCCTTGAGGCCGCGTTGGCGGAGAAACCTCGAAGACGCGGCGCAAAAAAAAACGGGCAAAAGGTGGAACGCGCTTTCGTGGAAACCCCGCGAGCTGGCTGGCGCCTCCGtccaggtgtatgtacacccggtAACGGGAGATTCAGACAGAGGCAGGACTGAAAAAGCACCTGTGGGTTTTCGCAGTGTCTGGTTCAGAACGCGAATTTACTGAGGTGCAGAGGGAgcacgaaaagaaaaaagctcGCGGTGAACCGGCtgtttctcgccgtcgctgcgagaaaagaaactcaGCCCGCATCTGCCGCGACTTCCTCGGGCAGGAAGGGTGAGGAAGTGCGAGACGGAGGCGTGATTCAAACTGCAATCTCGCATCGGGTATCGGCAAAAAGCGTTTTCCACCTCGTCCAtttggagaagaaagcgcaAACGAAAGCGGGAAGTCTAAACCGTTTCTCCATGCGTCGGAAAACATCGGTGTCCTGCGCAACAGCTGGTGCGTGCACAGTGTCGCTGCTCGCTggtctgcgtttttttcgtgaCGAGACACACTGGTGGAGTCACAACAAACCGGAGGAAAAGAATCTCTGACTCTCTGCAACATGCAGaacttcctctcgctttttcgtcgTTATCTAAAGGTGGCGCGACGGCGACAGACATTCGTCGATTTTGTGTGTGGACGTTATACCTGCATTTTGGGAGGACGCCGTCTCGTTGGTGATAAGACTGCGTGGCAAAaagtctctcctcttcacctgTAGTACCGCGCGTTGGCCACATTCACTCTAGACGCGCAAAAAGGACAGTTTTGTGCAAGCAAATCTGTGGACAGAAAGgcagagcgaaaaaagtggaacagagagagtatgcatcgtgacCATCCCACTAAGAAGACACAGCCGAGATTCACCCGAGTAGTTCTGCGGTCAAGACTTCAACTTCTTCGCAGCGAATCCGTGgtacagaagaagacaggaaagagtGCCGCAGGAAAGAAGTCTTCAGGAAAGGGAGGGACTTCCATCCGTCTTCTTTCGGCGCTTTCGGAAGGCTTCCATCTTTAGAGTCAAATTGGAGTGTGACACACATGCCTCTGCAGCTTAGTGGCGAGCCTTTCTGATGAGGTGGGTGCTTGGCAGAGATTCTTGCGAGGCTTGTAACAAGTTagacaagaagaggacgagatTACACAGCATTTCGGCGTCTGCGtagtcgccttctctcgctgtgaaAATGCGTGACACGAGTAATCCACTTGTGACGCCGAAAACAGGACGTCAAAGTGGAAGCCGACCCTTGAGCTGTCGTGGGGCACCTTGACACAGCCTGGCGGTGTGTGTACATGAAGACGGAGAACTTCTGCAGCCCCAGGCCGACGGAGTCAGAGGTGCAAAAGAAACTTCTCAAACCTCTGTCTTTCAAGCGGTAGATGTTTGCGTAATTTGTGGCTTTCGACTCGCACGAAGAATGCGTTGAGTCAGGTCTCCGTCCAGCCTTGTATTCGGGTTCGACACAGGCAGCTTGGAAAGCGTCAGGAAGTCTGCGAATGCTCTAAGCAGTGTCACACAAAGCTTAAATGGACGCAAGCTTGTTTCGCAAGGTTTTGTGTTTGACTCATTCATTACGCACATATCTACCGCTTGAAGGAAAGAGGTTTGAgaagtttcttcttcacccgTAACTCCGTTGGTGTGGGGCTGCTGAAGTCCTCCGTCTTCTACGAGGGATCTCGCAGGTCGCTCTGTAAAGCGTTCACTCTCTCTGCGGTGTCACACATGGATGTTCGAAAGATTCTCCTCTATTCAATGAGAGCTGCACACGGTGACTCTGAGTGatgtcgttctctccccgAGAAACGAATGCGGAGAAGGGGGGAACTGCCGCGTTGGCGATTTGCAGACCTCCGACAGGTGTGTACGAACCAGGCGATCTCTGCTAACAACGGCTGCGACTTTCAAGGACCATACCACTCGGCCTCACTTGCACCTTCCTCCTCAGACACACTCTCGAGAGCCAGCGTCCTTTACCGCACCAAAAAAGGAGAAGTGtagaagcgaggaggactGTGCAGACGGTTGTCTCAGCTTTCTCGCCGGGGTGTGTCTGCTTTTTATTCGCAACTACACTATCTACACTATCTCGAGGCGTCCCGTAAAGACTTCAACACCCCCCGAAGGCACTGAGAAAAAACGTTaccagagacgaaggcatGCTGCCTTTtagggagaagcagagcgggAGCAACTGACATGTCGCAGTtccggagacagacgccTGGCACACACCCCCTTTCAAAGACCGTGTTGGTCGGGCGGCCAGGTGTAACGATCGAAGTTCACCAGTTTCAGCTGTGTAGACAGTCTAGGGCGTTTGCTGCGGGAGTCAGACGGTCCTGAGTTAGTTGGTTGGTCTCGCTCCGTACTGGAACCCGAGTAAGAACAAAtaaaaagaggaaagggagtACGGCAGGCAGGGTGGAAAAGTGTAGAACCCGCAGCGTGCTTGACGACCGCTACACTCTGATCCTTATCCCCACAGCTTCGACGGAGAAGTGTAGGCGCGAACAAGCTTCTCAGCGATGGAAGTTACGACTGTTGCTCTTGCAGGTACTAAGATCTCAATTCGAGATGCAGCTGCGCGGCTGGTTGAGCGACTTGTCGATGTCTAGGTCTCGTCCAGCTGCTTGAGAGTGAGAACTTTCCTTTTCCCCGTGAGAGAAGACCTTTCTCAGAAACAAGAGGAGACCTCGTTGGAACATGCTTAGGAAGGAAACGTGGACACGGTGTGACCACATGCGTTCGAAGTTCCACTTGCGAAAGTTTCTCTGGCCTCTCCGGGCACCCGACTCCCAGCGAACAATCCAAATAAACAGTGTCGCTAGTCTTCGCggcaaggaagaggaaaacgctgGAGACCACaagtctctgcgttctcgtACATCGTCTCATTTGAATCCGTCTGTCTCACCGAACGGCCTTCCCTTGTTGAGCAGTATTTAAAATCGCCTCGGTGATTCGCCGCGCGGACTTAGCGTATACGGATGATGGGGTTCCCCGAAAACAGAGACCCGACAAAAACCaggagcgaaggaagaaggacaggAAGTCTGGAGAGACTGCATTGTTTATCCTCATCTGCTTTTTGTTCTGCACACTTAGAAGGAGTTGAGGGGGTACGATGTGACCTGCTCCACCGCATCGCAGCTCTCAAGTTTCTCGCGCCTGCGCGGTATTTTCGACGAGGAGAGCGCTAGCGAAGAACAGCGAAAAGACAGACTCTCTGCTGTCCGCATCTCTTGTCCCTGCGAAATCTTCCACGTCTTGTGCTTTCCAAGTTTCTTCGATGCACATCTCAGTGGAACGCGTTCCCGAAGGCGAgatgtttcttcgtcttttcttgaCTCTCGAAAGAAGTTTGCTTTTCCCGCTTTTCAGCTCCCTTTTTTCCACCCAACTCTGTGACTTTTCGCCCTCTGAACTTTCGCCGTGTTTCGCTGCTCTGCTCTGGCGCTtgcttttcctgtttctgccCTTCTCACTTGTTCTCTCGAGTTCCACGTcactttcgtttccttccctgtCATTGCGGGGACGCAGACGCGCTCAAAATCGCACTGACTGGCGCGGTTGCCACGGtgctttcgctgtctcccgcgTGTCTCCCCTGCCTGGGAGCGAACGCGGCGGCTCCGACAGGTGGCTAtcctctctccgcgtttttctttctccgctttgccttctcttcgctggtttccttcgcttccgtcctctcccatctctgcccttctccttcgcccgTTGCCTTTGTGCCTTCTCCTGGCTCTGCTGCCGTCTACCTCCGCTACTACAGCGTCGTGTCTGCTCTTGCCACACAACGCCGCAGAGCCGCCGTGAAgggcctctctcttttctctcttttctctcttttctctcttctctctcttctctctcttctctctcttctctctcttctctctcgagttcaACAGACCAGCAGAAAACGCACAAAACGAGGGGGGCGTCCACCAGCACGGCGTCACGGAGACCGAGGGGGAGACCcccgctgcctcttctccccgaTGTCTTGCGAAGACCTTCGTCGTCGGattcctgccttcttcggagTCTCTTATGCCCTTCTTTTCAGAAGGCCTGTCAGCAGGGAAACGTAGGAACATTCTCTCTCACCAGCCGTTTCCGCCGCTCGACTTCTGTCATTCTGACAACAACACTCTCCTCGACATCTCCCTCActcttctccttgtctcctccctttgtGTTTAtccatcttctcccttcgtcgCTTCGGCCTCCGGTCTTTTATCTCTTTCTCCCACTGTCCTCGCCCCCGATGAATTAGATCCTGGCGAAGGGCGCCATCTCCGATGGATCCCCCGGCGCGCCTCCAGAGCCTTGATCAGCGCCTGGGGCCTTCGCCCCAGTGTGGGGACCTCGCGGCTGAGCTCGAGGGCGGACCCTGGGCCTCCTGCGCCACGCAGATCGCCCCACagtccctgtctcctcgccgcggagacagtggcCCTCGAGACGCGCCAGCCCACACACAGGCGCAGTTCTACGACCGCGTGGGTTTCGCCAGTCGCGCGAACAGCCACCTAGTGCCGCAGCGAGAGCTctacgcgcatgcatgcgaaccAGTGGGCCTTCCGCCGACTCAGGGCATCGGCCTCTCGCAGAACTGCgaacgcttcttctcgcccaaCGCCCAGACTCAGTGCGGGTCTGAACACCCAGGTGCAGCGTTTCATGCGGGGGCCGAGGCGAGGCCtctgtggagagaaggcgcaggcgcGGGCCTTCTGCCTGGATGCGCCgccagcgtctctctccagcacCTGCGATTCAAtcaacagagacagagagcagcggTGTTTGCCGCCATGCACGAAGCTGCGAATCTTCCTGAGTTTTATCGAGAACGAAGCAGTGCTGACGccgctgctcttcctcttcatccttctcttgctcctcATCCTTCTCTTGCGCCTCATCAGTCTGTAGCTCCTCATCAGTCTGTAGCTCCTCATCAATCTGTAGGTCCTCATCCTTCTCTTGCGCCTCATCAGTTTGTAGGTCCtcatccttctctctcccctcatCAGTTTGTTGCTCCTCATTCTTCTCTTGCGCCTCATCCGTCTGTAGCTCCTCATCAATCTGGGGTTGCTGCGTTCAGCTTTCCTCGCCAGGACGCGGGTCAAAGTGAAGGAAGCGGCTGGTCGCTCCCCGCGGGGAcgcgcagaggcgaaggagacagtggccccgagagaagcgagacagagcagcAGGTCGAAAACGAGCACCTgggggaagaaggcaagcgagaggagcacatgcatgtgagaggaggcggaaagggggcgaagaagaaaggcggcggagagacgaggccgCGAGCACGAGCGCCGAAAGGGAGGCCGGGCGTAGGGCCTGCTCTTCCGGATCCTGTTCGCCACTCCAGAGACGGTGGCGGAGCTCCGCCTCAGTCTCTCAGCAGGCCTGCAGACGCCGAGGGTGTAAACCAAGAAGCCTGTGCTCCCTTCGAGACTGAAAGGGATTCCGCAGGGCTCTCTCGAGTCGACGACGAGAGCGTGGCTTCTAAGAAGTCGACCAAGCACCTAGGCTTGAGTTCCCTCCCGACGCGAGGCGCGGAGACTCGCTGTGGACCTCGAGGAATAGAGAAGACCTGGCCTCGccaagaaggcgcagaaggtCTTGCGTGCAAGATAGGTAGGGGTTCAAGGAGAGGATCGTCGGAATCAACTGTCAGCTCTGCAGACTGGTGTTCTCTGATCCCGGACGATATCTACaactcgttctctctgcttgaaTCCACTTCAGCCGCCTCCACCCCCCAGCTGCGTCCTACAAACCCGATCGAACCTCAGAGAGACCGCGACACCCACAGTCCACCGTCCTGTCGCTtacctctccgtctcccgccctcctcttcttcctcttcttcctcttcttcgtcgtcttcctcttcttcctcttcttcgtctctctcttctttagGTGCGAGGTCGGGTGCGCGCGTttgtccttcctctcgttcgtcgACGTCGGCGAGTgaagaggcggcggcgctcCGCGCTGTCTTGTCTGCTCTCGGAGAAAGTCGCATGAAGGGGGGCGCCCGAggcagctcgcgagcttcgtCTGTCGCTGTGGAAGTCCCCGCGTGTCTAGCGGCTTCTCGCACTCTGGCGACTTTCTTTGAGCACATCCTGTCGGTCGACGACTTCGCTTTCATGGCCGCGAAACACAGCCCGGGTCTACCGGCGCTGAATCCCGTCCAGCGTCTCGAGGCTCTCCAGCGACTCTGCTGTTCGCTCACGGCAGCGCTACATGCTCACCAGGCGCTACGGCTCGACGCGGGCATGCGAATCGGCGGAGCTTTCTCCCGAGAGGCAGTGGACTCAACTGGGTGTTCTGCTCCTCTAGGACCCGAcagcctgtctccgctggGTCTCCTCCAAGGCGCGGGTGCGCCTGGAGCGGAGACGAGCTCGCGAGGTGAGTTGTGGGGCCTCACGACCGCGGTCGAGAGACGGCGCCGCGGCGGCGGGCCCAGCCAGGAGGCTGGCGCGTCGGGCGAGGGTGCGAGGGCCGCAGAGGTCTGGCGAGGAGGGATTTCTCCTCAGAATGCGCCGATTTTTTTGCGGTGTCGACAGGAACAGCTTCTGCATCAAATGCGAAAGTGGCGCTCGGCCTTCCCGCAGCCATTCGACATGGAAGGGTCCAGCTTCATCCCGCGGAATCTGAGAGAAGCTCGAGTTGGAGGCGAAGGGACCGGAACGAAGATCGAGTCTTCCAGGCGCCTCGCGTCGCTGCTCGTCTCAGCCTCGCCTGTGACCGACTCGTCGCAGCCGCCTCCGGAGAGACTGAGGTTTGCAGGCGTCGGCCTGGAGTCGCCAGCTGAGGCTGGGGCCTTGGGAGCTCGAGACGGAGAACGAGACGCCGTGAAACAACCTGATGGAGAATTTGTAGGCGGCAAAGTCGAGCGGAAGGGGGAACTTGAAGCCGGTTCCCGAAGAGGCGAACAGGGCGTGGTGTCTCACCTCCAGAGGCTTCGCGCGGAAGGCGAGACCTCAGAGAGGGGTCAGCTGGAAGGGGGCTTTGAAACGCATGGGCAGCGTCGCCCTGAGTGTCAGGAGGACAGCAAGAGGCAGGAGGAACACACGGAGCGAACAGGGGAACAACTATTTTCGCAAGGGAGCGAAACTCCCGGATTCGGCGTGGCTGAAGTCCCCAGAGTTACTGAGGTGAAGCCTGaagtggagacaggaacAGTGAATGGTGAGAATAAGAGCGGGGGCGACGTGGAGCGTTcactgaagaggaagaaaaaggataggaagaagcggcgcgAGTTGTCTGCAGAGTCTGACGGCGACGTGGAACACAAGGGCAAGAAGCGCGGTCGGGAACAAATGCGGCCTCCGACCTCCGGAGGAGATGCGTCGGACGCCGAGGGTTTGTCTCggggggagacagacgagcaGGTCGAGCCCAAGCGGAAGCGTAAaccaagaaaagaagctgaTCTCGAGCCCCTTTCTCCGTCGTCAGTGGTGAGGCGCTCTCAGGTCTCCACAGATCCTGCGAGTCCGGAGTCGTGTAaccgcctctcttcctctcttccctcgggGGCGCCCCAGGGCGAGAACCTGTcgcgcgaagagaagaagaagaccaagTTCGCGGAGGCTTCAGCCCTCGagtgcagaaagagagagaagaagttcTTCGTTGCCGACTCCCGAAGTCGAGGGGGCGAAGGAATGGGCCCGAGTTCGGGGTCCTTTATTCTCGACGCGAACACTCCACGAATTCCCCGAAAGAAAACCAGAATGCTCGATGACTTGGAAGATGAGCCAGTCGCGGGATCCGTTGGGGGCcaagagaaaagggggaCGCGCCCGAAAAGCCTTGAGGAAGTCGATCCGTGGCTCACGGGCCCTGCACCGCAGAAGTTCCCCGAGTCGCCGCAGGCGCGAATCGGCGATGTCTCCGTCGGTCCTACTCTCTCCCCTCGACACGGTCCCCAGCCGAGCCCCCCCGCTCGTGCGCTCCCTCAGCGCCCTACGCCACACCCAGAGTTTCCGCCCGCGTCGCAAGCTGCCTTTCCACGCTTCAACCGGCCTGGCCCGGCGTTCGGCTCCGACCGCGAGGGCAGCCAGGCGTCGCGGTGGGGCAGTGGAGCCCAACGGGCCGGTCGACCCGGAGACCCTGTCTCCGGGGAGGTCGGCTGTCAGACGCTGACGAGTGTTGGGTGCCCGAAGCGGGGCGAGTGGAAGGGCCCTCGCCCTCGAGGTTTCGGCCACCAGCGGCCGCCGTTCCTCCCGCGTGACGGCGAGAGGGCGGCCGAGACCCGCGACACCGGACAGTTTGGCGCCCAGACCCGCGGGCCCTTTTGGGCTCTGCCCGGCGGCGGGGCGAGTTCCGCCGCCCCCGAGCATGGGCCTTCGCCCCAAGCAGCCAGGGGCCAGCGCCTGCGCCCGTCGATGCACCTCATGGGCCAAGTCCTCTGTGAAGCTGCGATTCCGCCGCCACCGCCCCCCGAGACGCCTCAGCGCGGGCCAGGACGAAACCCAAGCCAGGCGCACATGCCGCCtgtccctttcttctcttctctcccctgcgACCCACGGCGCCCTCCCGGATTCTTCGCGCCCTTCCGGCCGCCGGCGGGGCGCGGAGGGCAGCCCCGGGGCCCAGAGAGTGCGGCGGCCGTGCAGGccgaagcgaaggagagaggagcctTCTACGGAAGGCCCGGCGCGCCCCCTCAGACGGAGACTCACCATGTGGGGTACCACGGCTGTGGTTCTGCGCGGAGAGACCGGACGcgggacgaggaggaagaggaagagggcgaggTCTCCGACGGGAGTggtggcgagagagacaacagcgCGGGGCCTGCCGCGCCTGGAAGCAATACGTCCGTTGGAAGGCCAGGCGGCGGCGCAGGCCCCCACCATGGGCATCTGGGGTATCGTGGGGCgcgcgacggaggagacggaagagatgaagagaagaaagaagaaggagaagaagactgaggaCGCTTCGGTGGACGaaacaaacgaaacagaTGGGTGTTTTTTCGATTGCACTCTGCGTGTTTGTGCTCGGCCGCCTCTCGAGTCTTACGTTGCGCTttgctgtgtctcttctgttcgtcgctgcgtctccagCTCGTTCTCACctgcctgctgccttctccaCTGTTCTTGCTTTCAAACTCGCtgtatctcttctctctttccgtctGGCGTGAgacgtcttcctctgtgtcgccGCGCTCTGCGGTTAACTTGTCATCACGTCTTCATTTGCTATCCATATTTCGTGGATTGCCTTCGCTGCATTgccacagacagacagacccTCGAAGCCTTCCCCGGGATGGCAACTCGTGGCGAGCACAGGCGGAGACGGAAGCGAGTTTCGAACAGATTCGCTAGCCGGATCGGCTGGGAAGAAGAGTTTCTGAAGATGCAAGAGGCAGTCACCTGCGCCGTTTTATTCTTTTTCAAGGGATACGTAACCGGGCAGAGTTTCGTGGACCCGGACTGGGTTCGCCCTCCACGCCTGGCGCGAGCGAAAGAATCCGGACTGCCTTCTACGTGCACTTCAACTGAGTTCCCCACAAACTCGAATCACACATCCAAAGTTTTCTCGATGCATCCAAGGTTCCTACTCTTCTGTGGCAGTTGAGGAGAACAGCGAGTTCCTGCTTCGAGCGAAGTGTAGTGTTCTTATTCTTCCATGGCATTTGTGCAAAGCCAAGGACCCTCACGACCCGTTGACGTCTGCGCAACAGATTCGCGGAGTTTCCGGCTCCATTCAGCTCCTTCTTACCGTTGAGAACACTGACACTGCATACTTTCAGTTGATTCAAATGTTAGTCTGTTTTCGTGGAATCTGAGAACAAGGGCGAAGCCCCTGTTTTGGCTGAGGGCGTCTTTGTGTCTGACATCTCGGAAAAATTAAGAGTTCCTGGAAGCTGTTTCTCCGGTTGCGAAACACATGCTCAGCGCTCCTGTCACACATTTCCCAAAATGGCTTCACGAGGTCTCTCCATTTGCAGACTTTACAGAAGCGAATTTCTCACGCAGGTCGTCGAAGGTAGggccgcctctctgtctgtcccAGTGAAAGCAACTCGAAGCATAAGAAACGCAGATCCAGGCAAATTCGAGATCGGAAGCATTCGACTCCCAACAAGATGTCTAGGAGTCCCTGTGTTACGCATAGAAGGTAGTCCATGTGGACTAGTTCAGTGGAATAAactcttcgcgtttctgctcGCTTTCTCGTGTCTAGACACACGGTGCGTTACCGGAAGTCAAGGaatttctctgtgtgtgggGAACAGACTCAAATTTTCGTACGTGGAAATCCGTAAGCACCGAAAACGTTTTGCAGGCACGAgtcccttcttccttttctttcaaTCTGAACAGTCTTGCGGCTGAGGGGGGAACCGCACCAAAGCGTTTCCCTGAAACGCACCGCCGCTGCGTTCCTCGCACAAAAACAACTCTGCGTTCGTTCCTCTGTTCAGAGACGCGGCGTTCGAACGTGAGAAATCGCGTCTGTGGAAAAGTGGAAACGAAGCTGCACATCAGCCGC
Protein-coding regions in this window:
- a CDS encoding hypothetical protein (encoded by transcript TGME49_214740), producing MDPPARLQSLDQRLGPSPQCGDLAAELEGGPWASCATQIAPQSLSPRRGDSGPRDAPAHTQAQFYDRVGFASRANSHLVPQRELYAHACEPVGLPPTQGIGLSQNCERFFSPNAQTQCGSEHPGAAFHAGAEARPLWREGAGAGLLPGCAASVSLQHLRFNQQRQRAAVFAAMHEAANLPEFYRERSSADAAALPLHPSLAPHPSLAPHQSVAPHQSVAPHQSVGPHPSLAPHQFVGPHPSLSPHQFVAPHSSLAPHPSVAPHQSGVAAFSFPRQDAGQSEGSGWSLPAGTRRGEGDSGPERSETEQQVENEHLGEEGKREEHMHVRGGGKGAKKKGGGETRPRARAPKGRPGVGPALPDPVRHSRDGGGAPPQSLSRPADAEGVNQEACAPFETERDSAGLSRVDDESVASKKSTKHLGLSSLPTRGAETRCGPRGIEKTWPRQEGAEGLACKIGRGSRRGSSESTVSSADWCSLIPDDIYNSFSLLESTSAASTPQLRPTNPIEPQRDRDTHSPPSCRLPLRLPPSSSSSSSSSSSSSSSSSSSSLSSLGARSGARVCPSSRSSTSASEEAAALRAVLSALGESRMKGGARGSSRASSVAVEVPACLAASRTLATFFEHILSVDDFAFMAAKHSPGLPALNPVQRLEALQRLCCSLTAALHAHQALRLDAGMRIGGAFSREAVDSTGCSAPLGPDSLSPLGLLQGAGAPGAETSSRGELWGLTTAVERRRRGGGPSQEAGASGEGARAAEVWRGGISPQNAPIFLRCRQEQLLHQMRKWRSAFPQPFDMEGSSFIPRNLREARVGGEGTGTKIESSRRLASLLVSASPVTDSSQPPPERLRFAGVGLESPAEAGALGARDGERDAVKQPDGEFVGGKVERKGELEAGSRRGEQGVVSHLQRLRAEGETSERGQLEGGFETHGQRRPECQEDSKRQEEHTERTGEQLFSQGSETPGFGVAEVPRVTEVKPEVETGTVNGENKSGGDVERSLKRKKKDRKKRRELSAESDGDVEHKGKKRGREQMRPPTSGGDASDAEGLSRGETDEQVEPKRKRKPRKEADLEPLSPSSVVRRSQVSTDPASPESCNRLSSSLPSGAPQGENLSREEKKKTKFAEASALECRKREKKFFVADSRSRGGEGMGPSSGSFILDANTPRIPRKKTRMLDDLEDEPVAGSVGGQEKRGTRPKSLEEVDPWLTGPAPQKFPESPQARIGDVSVGPTLSPRHGPQPSPPARALPQRPTPHPEFPPASQAAFPRFNRPGPAFGSDREGSQASRWGSGAQRAGRPGDPVSGEVGCQTLTSVGCPKRGEWKGPRPRGFGHQRPPFLPRDGERAAETRDTGQFGAQTRGPFWALPGGGASSAAPEHGPSPQAARGQRLRPSMHLMGQVLCEAAIPPPPPPETPQRGPGRNPSQAHMPPVPFFSSLPCDPRRPPGFFAPFRPPAGRGGQPRGPESAAAVQAEAKERGAFYGRPGAPPQTETHHVGYHGCGSARRDRTRDEEEEEEGEVSDGSGGERDNSAGPAAPGSNTSVGRPGGGAGPHHGHLGYRGARDGGDGRDEEKKEEGEED